Proteins encoded by one window of Channa argus isolate prfri chromosome 1, Channa argus male v1.0, whole genome shotgun sequence:
- the LOC137101268 gene encoding major histocompatibility complex class I-related gene protein-like isoform X1 — translation MLQEKMKTLLALSVILLGTHGAAAVTHSLKYFYTGSSGIPSFPDFLTVGLVDGQPISYYDSVIRKVIPKQDWMAQTEGPEYWESETQASIGAEPVFKGNIDTAKQRFNQTGGVHIVQVMFGCDWDDETDEVTGYHQEGYDGEDFIVFDLKTETWIAPKPEAVITKLKWDNDKARIAQRKNYLTQICPEWVKKYVNYGSSSLLRTDLPSVSVLQKTPSSPVSCHATGFYPDRATMFWSKDGQELHEDVDHGEILSNHDGTFQMTVDLNISSVKPEDWRRYDCVFQLYGVKDDIITKLDKAVRINAGSSESPVGAIIGVVVGLFILAVCIAGVFIWRGRTSNVQRRPPRTVKSW, via the exons ATGCTGCAGGAGAAAATGAAGACGCTCCTTGCGCTGAGTGTGATTCTTCTGGGAACACACGGTGCAGCGGCTG TTACACATTCGCTGAAATACTTCTACACGGGATCTTCAGGAATTCCAAGCTTCCCCGACTTTCTGACTGTGGGATTAGTCGACGGGCAACCGATCTCCTATTATGACAGTGTCATTAGGAAAGTGATTCCCAAGCAGGACTGGATGGCCCAAACTGAAGGACCGGAGTACTGGGAAAGCGAGACTCAGGCCTCCATTGGTGCAGAGCCAGTTTTTAAAGGTAACATCGACACCGCCAAGCAGCGCTTCAATCAGACTGGAG gtgTTCACATTGTCCAGGTGATGTTTGGCTGTGACTGGGATGATGAGACTGATGAGGTCACTGGTTATCATCAGGAGGGTTATGATGGAGAAGACTTCATAGTATTTGACCTGAAGACAGAGACATGGATCGCTCCAAAACCAGAGGCTGTCATCACCAAACTCAAGTGGGATAATGACAAAGCCCGAATAGCACAGAGGAAGAACTATCTCACCCAGATTTGTCCTGAGTGGGTGAAGAAGTATGTGAACTATGGGAGCAGCTCTCTGCTGAGAACAG ATCTCCCCTCAGTGTCTGTCCTCCAGAAGactccgtcctctccagtcagctgccacgctacaggtttctaccctgacagagccacaatgttctggagcaaagatggacaggagcttcatgaggacgtggaccatggagagatcctctccaaccatgatggaaccttccagatgacagTTGACCtgaacatttcatcagtcaaacctgaagactggaggagatacgactgtgtgtttcagctttaTGGTGTGAAGGACGACATCATCACCAAACTGGACAAAGCAGTTAGAATCAATGCAG GTTCCTCAGAGTCTCCTGTTGGTGCCATCATTGGAGTTGTTGTAGGACTGTTCATCCTGGCTGTCTGCATTGCTGGAGTCTTCATCTGGAGAGGAAGAACCAGCAAt gttcAGAGACGTCCTCC GAGAACAGTGAAGAGCTGGTGA